The proteins below come from a single Ruegeria sp. THAF33 genomic window:
- a CDS encoding CatB-related O-acetyltransferase, with amino-acid sequence MPLPDAARRYPVTLPDGTEHRGTAFLSQVINHPRIQVGDYTYASDFDAPEDWANRLAPYLFEFSREKLVLGKFCQIAHGVRFVTASANHATDGITCFPFPVFDPERMLEYQPDVRDTLVGNDVWIGYGALIMPGASIGDGAIIGAGSVVRGTIPPYSVVTGNPAEVRRYRFDADKIERLLALKWWDWPAELIIEAESGLLRGDIENLERLAL; translated from the coding sequence ATGCCACTTCCTGACGCTGCGCGCCGATATCCTGTCACTCTGCCAGATGGTACGGAACACAGAGGAACAGCCTTTCTGTCACAGGTGATCAACCACCCCAGAATTCAGGTGGGCGATTACACCTATGCGTCAGATTTTGACGCGCCCGAGGATTGGGCCAATCGTTTGGCGCCTTACCTTTTCGAGTTCTCGCGCGAAAAGCTGGTTTTGGGAAAGTTTTGCCAAATTGCCCATGGCGTCCGCTTTGTGACAGCTTCGGCAAATCACGCAACGGATGGGATAACCTGTTTTCCCTTTCCGGTTTTCGATCCGGAACGGATGCTGGAATATCAGCCAGACGTCCGGGACACCCTAGTCGGCAACGATGTCTGGATCGGCTATGGCGCGCTGATCATGCCTGGAGCCAGTATCGGTGACGGAGCGATAATTGGTGCGGGTTCAGTTGTTCGCGGGACGATCCCGCCTTATTCTGTTGTCACCGGCAATCCTGCCGAGGTAAGGCGGTATCGTTTTGACGCCGACAAGATCGAGCGGTTGCTTGCTTTGAAGTGGTGGGATTGGCCAGCCGAATTGATCATCGAAGCCGAAAGCGGCCTGTTGAGGGGAGATATCGAAAACCTGGAGCGTCTGGCCCTTTGA
- a CDS encoding flavin reductase family protein, producing the protein MFYRPEDGHGLPHNPFNAIITPRPIGWISTRDADGINNLAPYSFFNGVAYTPPQVMFASTGTKQDQNAGKDSIANIEATGVFCVNVVAHAHRDAMNASSAGLPKEVDEFSHAGLSPIECETIPCARIEGVPAALECKLTQIVSLPGEANRVVFGEVTGVHLHDDHIRDGKFDVTSFQPLARLGYRDYSVVSELFSLSRPDD; encoded by the coding sequence ATGTTCTATCGCCCCGAAGACGGCCACGGATTGCCGCACAATCCGTTCAACGCCATCATCACGCCGCGCCCGATTGGCTGGATTTCGACTAGGGACGCGGATGGGATCAACAATCTGGCGCCTTATTCCTTCTTCAACGGCGTCGCCTATACGCCACCGCAGGTCATGTTTGCCTCAACCGGCACCAAACAGGATCAGAACGCCGGCAAGGACAGCATCGCCAATATCGAGGCCACGGGCGTGTTTTGCGTAAATGTCGTGGCCCATGCGCATCGGGACGCAATGAATGCAAGTTCGGCCGGGTTGCCGAAAGAAGTTGATGAGTTTTCGCATGCCGGGCTTTCACCCATAGAATGCGAAACCATACCCTGCGCACGGATCGAAGGGGTCCCAGCTGCGTTGGAATGCAAGCTGACCCAGATCGTCTCGCTGCCCGGTGAAGCCAATCGGGTGGTGTTTGGCGAGGTGACGGGTGTGCACCTGCACGACGATCACATTCGGGACGGCAAGTTTGACGTGACCTCGTTCCAACCTTTGGCGCGGCTCGGGTATCGCGATTACTCCGTCGTTTCCGAGTTGTTCAGCCTTTCGAGACCGGATGACTGA
- a CDS encoding GNAT family N-acetyltransferase: MQQFGIRPEEPDDWWEVEALYDLCFAPGREALSSYRLRDDVPPVAGLSLVARDGQGILAGAIRFWPVHVGDHDALLLGPVAVHPTHQGEGLGGYLIHAGVEAGHTRGWQRVMLVGDEPYYSRFGFTRLHAVEMPPPTNPDRVLGLELVPGAWSGVQGAVTRWSR, from the coding sequence GTGCAGCAATTCGGGATCAGGCCGGAAGAGCCGGACGACTGGTGGGAGGTCGAAGCCCTGTATGACCTGTGTTTTGCGCCGGGTCGCGAGGCTTTGTCGTCCTACCGCTTGCGTGATGATGTACCGCCGGTTGCGGGCCTGTCTTTGGTCGCGCGCGACGGTCAGGGGATTCTGGCCGGTGCGATCCGGTTCTGGCCGGTTCATGTCGGTGATCACGATGCTCTGCTGTTGGGGCCGGTTGCCGTGCACCCCACCCATCAGGGTGAAGGCCTTGGCGGATATCTGATACATGCAGGAGTCGAAGCGGGGCACACCCGCGGTTGGCAAAGGGTCATGCTGGTCGGGGATGAACCCTATTACAGCCGGTTCGGTTTCACGCGATTGCACGCGGTCGAGATGCCTCCGCCCACCAACCCTGACCGGGTTTTGGGGCTGGAACTGGTGCCCGGTGCCTGGTCCGGGGTTCAGGGCGCGGTGACACGTTGGAGCCGCTGA
- a CDS encoding EcsC family protein, giving the protein MQNVVLVENVDTEAELDRLADHYRSAGGAGVKLLNKLGGSAESLLEQLPEPVRNGLTGATEQALWLAMHAAEGSRRAVPDQQPWVNTAVTTAMGAAGGLGGVSTALMELPATTAMLLRAIQGAAAREGFDPSAENVKFDCVRVLSAAGPLSHDDGADLGFFSVRLTLTGPAMQRLIAAVAPRFSIVLGQKLAAQSVPVLGALAGGGTNYVYTRYYQQIARVHFGLRRLAVDADIPHEDLARRLSARM; this is encoded by the coding sequence ATGCAGAACGTTGTTCTTGTTGAAAACGTGGATACCGAGGCCGAACTGGATCGTTTGGCGGATCACTACCGATCCGCCGGAGGGGCTGGCGTGAAACTTCTCAACAAACTTGGAGGATCAGCCGAGTCATTGCTGGAGCAATTGCCAGAACCCGTTCGGAATGGCCTGACAGGCGCAACCGAGCAGGCGTTATGGCTGGCGATGCACGCGGCCGAGGGCTCGCGGCGCGCGGTTCCTGATCAGCAGCCCTGGGTCAATACCGCGGTGACGACTGCCATGGGTGCGGCCGGGGGGCTGGGCGGTGTTTCGACAGCCCTGATGGAGCTGCCCGCGACAACCGCGATGCTGCTACGTGCCATTCAGGGGGCAGCGGCGCGCGAGGGGTTTGATCCCTCTGCCGAAAACGTAAAGTTCGATTGCGTCCGCGTCTTGTCGGCAGCGGGACCATTGTCGCATGACGATGGGGCGGACCTGGGTTTTTTCTCGGTCCGGCTGACCCTGACAGGACCGGCCATGCAACGCCTGATTGCCGCCGTTGCGCCGCGTTTTTCGATAGTACTGGGGCAAAAGCTTGCAGCCCAGTCCGTTCCTGTGCTGGGGGCATTGGCCGGCGGTGGCACGAACTATGTCTACACGCGCTATTATCAGCAAATAGCGCGCGTGCATTTCGGTTTGCGCCGGCTGGCAGTTGACGCTGACATCCCCCATGAGGATCTGGCACGGCGGCTTTCTGCCCGAATGTAG
- a CDS encoding NUDIX hydrolase — MKARLLLHDLPKAARQPVLRQSSALCFRIKRGRPKVLLVTTRKSRRWIIPKGWLIPGLSPQETALQEAWEEAGVSGRINGARLGQFLHHKHHSNRPPSLCLVDVFPVHVSTVSQEYPEKTERRRKWFSPKKAALKVDSHELAELLRDFKPYSH, encoded by the coding sequence ATGAAAGCACGATTGTTGCTTCATGACCTTCCAAAAGCTGCAAGGCAGCCAGTTTTGCGGCAATCCTCGGCTTTATGTTTCCGGATCAAGCGCGGCCGACCCAAGGTTTTGTTGGTCACGACACGCAAGTCGCGGCGATGGATCATTCCCAAAGGATGGCTCATCCCCGGTCTGAGCCCGCAGGAAACCGCATTGCAAGAGGCTTGGGAAGAGGCGGGTGTATCTGGCCGGATCAACGGGGCGCGACTGGGGCAGTTCCTGCACCACAAACATCATTCTAACCGGCCCCCATCCTTGTGTCTGGTGGATGTTTTTCCAGTGCATGTAAGCACTGTGTCGCAGGAATACCCGGAAAAGACCGAGCGTCGGCGCAAATGGTTTTCGCCGAAAAAAGCAGCGCTAAAGGTCGATTCTCATGAGCTTGCTGAATTGTTGCGCGACTTTAAGCCGTACTCACATTAA
- a CDS encoding DUF1178 family protein — MIQYALKCSEGHSFDSWFQSAEAYDKLASVGMVTCAVCGCTQVEKAVMTPRVRPARNARKESEIRSAPEQKIDVATPSPEVEKVLAEMRRHVEENSDYVGKDFASEARKIHLGEAPERAIYGEAKLDEAKSLIEDGVPVAPLPFVPSRKTN; from the coding sequence ATGATTCAATACGCGTTGAAATGCAGCGAAGGCCACAGTTTCGACAGTTGGTTCCAATCCGCAGAAGCCTATGACAAGCTGGCCTCTGTGGGTATGGTCACCTGCGCGGTTTGCGGGTGCACGCAGGTCGAGAAAGCGGTCATGACGCCACGCGTCCGCCCGGCGCGGAATGCCCGGAAGGAAAGTGAAATCCGTTCCGCCCCGGAACAAAAGATCGACGTTGCCACCCCATCGCCCGAAGTCGAGAAGGTTTTGGCCGAGATGCGCCGCCATGTCGAAGAAAACTCGGATTATGTCGGGAAAGATTTCGCCAGCGAGGCGCGCAAGATTCATTTGGGCGAGGCGCCGGAGCGTGCCATTTACGGAGAAGCCAAGCTGGATGAGGCGAAATCCCTGATCGAAGATGGCGTGCCGGTGGCTCCGCTGCCGTTTGTCCCCAGCAGAAAGACCAATTGA
- a CDS encoding SDR family NAD(P)-dependent oxidoreductase, translated as MHIMITGANRGIGQALAKRYVNRGDKVTGTARDGSMQVRLDVADPVQQSAMAEQMKDQPVDLLVCNAGVYLDKGHSIDGYPADMWAHSFAVNVTGVFLTIQTLLPNLRAAGGKVAILSSKMASHTLAPGGSYIYRASKAAALNLGRNLAMDLKDDGIAVGIYHPGWVQTDMGGAAADIDVDQAVSGLIERFDALSLSTTGCFETYDGQPHAY; from the coding sequence ATGCACATCATGATCACCGGCGCCAATCGCGGCATCGGGCAAGCCCTGGCAAAGCGTTACGTGAACCGGGGGGACAAAGTCACTGGGACGGCGCGTGACGGCAGCATGCAGGTGCGTCTGGATGTGGCCGATCCCGTGCAGCAATCAGCCATGGCAGAACAGATGAAAGACCAGCCTGTCGACCTGCTGGTCTGCAATGCCGGCGTGTATCTGGACAAGGGGCATTCGATCGATGGCTATCCGGCCGACATGTGGGCGCACAGCTTTGCGGTAAATGTCACGGGGGTCTTTCTGACGATACAGACCCTTTTGCCCAACCTGCGCGCCGCGGGCGGTAAAGTTGCGATCCTTTCGTCGAAAATGGCGTCGCACACACTTGCGCCGGGTGGCAGTTATATCTACCGCGCATCCAAGGCGGCGGCTCTGAACCTTGGGCGGAATCTGGCGATGGATCTCAAAGATGACGGGATTGCCGTCGGCATCTATCATCCGGGCTGGGTTCAGACGGATATGGGCGGTGCAGCGGCGGATATCGATGTGGATCAGGCCGTGTCCGGCCTGATTGAACGATTTGATGCCTTGTCGCTAAGCACAACGGGCTGTTTTGAAACCTATGACGGGCAACCGCACGCCTACTGA